A genomic window from Caldalkalibacillus uzonensis includes:
- the pdxT gene encoding pyridoxal 5'-phosphate synthase glutaminase subunit PdxT, with protein MKVGVLALQGAVREHMNILEKCGAEPVAVKKVEQLDDIFGLIIPGGESTTIGKLIRHYGFHEPLMDKGQNGFPLFGTCAGLIVLAKTIEGSEQPHLPLMDIHVQRNAFGRQRESFETDLQIDGVGDTFRAVFIRAPLIVEAGEGVQVLARHNGQIVAARQNNLLAASFHPELTEDTRFHHYFLQMVKAYQHKQPVELT; from the coding sequence ATGAAGGTGGGCGTTTTAGCGTTACAGGGTGCCGTCCGGGAACATATGAACATACTTGAAAAGTGCGGGGCAGAGCCTGTAGCGGTTAAAAAGGTGGAGCAACTTGATGATATCTTTGGCCTGATTATTCCCGGAGGGGAAAGCACCACCATTGGCAAATTGATTCGTCATTACGGCTTCCATGAACCTTTAATGGATAAGGGACAAAATGGTTTTCCTTTATTTGGCACCTGCGCAGGTCTGATTGTATTGGCCAAAACGATTGAAGGGTCGGAACAGCCACATTTGCCTTTGATGGATATCCATGTTCAGCGCAATGCCTTTGGCCGGCAGCGTGAAAGTTTTGAGACAGATCTTCAAATTGACGGGGTAGGGGATACCTTTCGGGCTGTCTTTATCCGTGCACCTTTGATTGTAGAGGCCGGGGAAGGTGTCCAAGTGTTGGCCCGGCACAATGGCCAAATTGTGGCTGCCCGTCAAAACAATCTGTTGGCCGCTTCTTTCCATCCTGAATTAACGGAGGATACCCGTTTTCATCACTATTTTTTGCAAATGGTTAAGGCCTATCAGCACAAACAGCCGGTTGAACTGACATAA
- the serS gene encoding serine--tRNA ligase, which produces MLDVKRLRTDFEAIKARLQTKGEDLSELERFPQVDEKRRQLIQEVEELKSKRNTVSQEIGRLKMEKKEANHLIQEMQEVNQRIRQLDDELRQVEQELEAILLCLPNLPHESVPVGSSEEENQLVRTWGTKPEWDFEPKPHWEIAENLGIVDTEAAGKVAGSRFVFLKRQGARLERALINFMLDVHIEQHGYEEMWPPYMVHRNSMTGTGQLPKFEEDAFKVADTDFFLIPTAEVPVTNYHRDQILTAEDIPKAYAAYSACFRSEAGSAGRDTRGLIRLHQFNKVELVRFVKPEDSYAELEKLTAHAEKVLQLLGLPYRVMEMCTGDLGFTAAKKYDLEVWLPAADTYREISSCSNFEDFQARRANIRFRREPKAKPEFVHTLNGSGLAIGRTVAAILENYQERDGRVRIPAALRPYMGNRTHLE; this is translated from the coding sequence GTGTTAGATGTAAAACGGCTGCGAACCGATTTTGAAGCGATTAAAGCACGCTTGCAAACCAAAGGGGAAGATTTGAGCGAACTGGAGCGTTTTCCCCAAGTGGATGAAAAACGGCGGCAACTGATTCAAGAGGTAGAAGAGCTGAAAAGCAAGCGTAATACTGTCTCACAGGAAATCGGACGTTTGAAAATGGAGAAGAAAGAAGCCAACCATCTGATTCAGGAGATGCAGGAAGTTAATCAGCGCATTAGACAATTGGACGATGAACTTCGTCAGGTGGAGCAGGAATTGGAAGCCATTTTACTGTGCCTGCCCAATCTTCCCCATGAAAGTGTGCCGGTGGGCAGCTCGGAAGAAGAGAATCAGCTGGTACGTACGTGGGGAACAAAACCGGAATGGGACTTTGAACCCAAACCCCACTGGGAAATTGCGGAGAACCTGGGCATTGTGGATACTGAAGCAGCGGGAAAAGTGGCAGGTTCACGCTTTGTGTTTCTGAAAAGGCAGGGTGCCCGGCTGGAGCGGGCGCTGATCAACTTTATGCTTGATGTACATATTGAACAGCACGGTTACGAAGAAATGTGGCCGCCGTATATGGTGCACAGAAACAGCATGACAGGGACCGGACAATTGCCCAAGTTTGAGGAAGATGCCTTTAAGGTGGCTGATACCGACTTTTTCCTGATCCCTACAGCAGAGGTTCCTGTGACCAATTACCACCGGGATCAGATTTTAACAGCAGAAGACATTCCCAAAGCCTATGCAGCGTATAGTGCCTGTTTCCGTTCTGAAGCTGGGTCCGCCGGGCGGGACACCCGGGGCTTGATTCGCCTGCACCAGTTTAACAAAGTGGAGTTGGTCCGTTTTGTTAAGCCGGAAGATTCTTATGCTGAGCTGGAAAAGTTGACTGCCCATGCTGAAAAGGTATTGCAGCTTTTAGGCCTTCCCTATCGTGTCATGGAGATGTGCACGGGAGATCTTGGTTTTACTGCAGCCAAAAAATATGATCTGGAGGTCTGGCTGCCTGCAGCTGATACTTACCGTGAAATCTCGTCCTGCAGTAATTTTGAAGATTTCCAGGCCAGACGGGCCAACATCCGCTTCCGGCGGGAGCCCAAAGCCAAACCTGAATTTGTGCATACATTAAACGGCTCTGGGCTGGCTATAGGACGTACTGTGGCTGCCATCCTGGAAAATTACCAGGAACGGGATGGCCGCGTGCGGATTCCTGCTGCTTTAAGACCCTATATGGGCAATAGGACTCATCTGGAATAA
- a CDS encoding ABC transporter ATP-binding protein: MSALLEVRNLKTYFYNRKKELPIIDGIDFDVNRGETVALVGESGSGKSMTAFSIMRLLPSPGGKIVEGQILFEGQDLVQLSEEDMFKVRGNDIAMIFQEPMTSLNPVLTIGEQITEVLRYHKKMEKKAARERAVELLKLVGFGRAEQILGDYPHRLSGGMRQRVMIAMAMSCDPKLLIADEPTTALDVTIQAQILELMKKVSEEFDSSIILITHDLGVVAELAERVIVMYAGQIQEEAPVKALFNNPLHPYTFGLLASMPSIEGGSKRLYSIPGNVPSPENFPTGCRFAPRCAKAIEACYKTQPELREIEPGHKVRCHLC, from the coding sequence ATGTCAGCATTATTGGAAGTAAGAAATCTTAAAACTTATTTCTACAATAGGAAGAAAGAATTACCAATCATTGATGGCATTGATTTTGACGTGAACAGAGGAGAAACGGTGGCCCTGGTCGGAGAGTCTGGTTCAGGCAAAAGCATGACAGCGTTTTCAATCATGAGGCTGTTGCCTTCCCCAGGTGGGAAAATCGTCGAGGGCCAAATTCTGTTTGAGGGGCAAGATCTTGTCCAGCTGAGTGAAGAAGATATGTTTAAAGTGCGAGGTAATGATATTGCCATGATATTTCAGGAGCCCATGACCTCCTTGAATCCCGTGCTGACAATTGGTGAACAAATTACCGAAGTACTGCGCTACCACAAAAAAATGGAGAAGAAAGCAGCCAGGGAGCGAGCTGTGGAACTTCTAAAATTGGTCGGTTTTGGACGGGCTGAGCAAATCCTGGGTGATTATCCGCACCGTTTGTCTGGCGGCATGAGGCAGCGGGTGATGATTGCCATGGCCATGAGCTGTGATCCTAAATTACTCATTGCCGATGAGCCGACAACGGCCTTGGATGTGACGATTCAAGCACAAATATTAGAATTAATGAAAAAAGTGTCAGAAGAATTCGACTCATCGATTATTTTGATTACCCATGATTTAGGGGTTGTGGCCGAATTGGCCGAGCGGGTCATTGTCATGTATGCAGGCCAAATCCAGGAAGAAGCCCCGGTTAAAGCGTTGTTTAACAACCCTCTACATCCCTATACATTTGGTTTGCTGGCTTCAATGCCATCCATTGAAGGTGGGTCAAAACGCTTGTACTCCATTCCAGGCAACGTCCCCTCCCCGGAAAATTTTCCCACAGGTTGCCGCTTTGCTCCTCGCTGTGCCAAAGCGATAGAAGCCTGCTATAAGACGCAGCCTGAGCTGAGAGAGATAGAACCAGGGCATAAAGTACGCTGTCATTTGTGCTAG
- a CDS encoding ABC transporter ATP-binding protein, with amino-acid sequence MTTQTQSHEPQTAPESKRLLEVRHLKKHFPVKAGVLQRTVGYIKAVDDVSFHIDQGETLGLVGESGCGKSTTGRTIIRLYEPTSGQIIFGGQDISHLSERQLRSIRQDIQMVYQDPFSSLNPRKTIGTILEEPFSVHRLYSKKERQERVEALLEKVGLNPSWRNRYPHEFSGGQRQRIGIARALTLQPKLIIADEPVSALDVSIQAQVLNLFEDLQDEFKLTYLFISHDLGVVKHICDRVGVMYLGKLMEIADKNSLYDEPLHPYTQALLSAVPRPNPNIKKRERIILKGDVPSPVNPPAGCVFHTRCPMATDHCKTNVPEMHEVKPGHFVACHLYHE; translated from the coding sequence ATGACGACACAAACACAAAGCCACGAGCCGCAAACAGCGCCAGAGTCAAAGCGATTATTGGAAGTACGCCATCTTAAAAAGCACTTCCCGGTCAAAGCCGGGGTCTTGCAGCGTACGGTCGGTTATATCAAAGCTGTTGATGATGTCAGTTTTCACATTGACCAGGGTGAAACGCTGGGCTTGGTGGGCGAATCCGGGTGTGGGAAATCTACCACGGGGCGAACGATTATCCGCTTGTATGAGCCGACCAGTGGCCAGATTATTTTTGGCGGACAGGATATTTCCCATCTAAGTGAGCGTCAGTTGCGTTCCATCCGGCAGGACATTCAAATGGTGTACCAAGATCCGTTTTCCTCTCTTAATCCGCGCAAAACGATCGGTACCATTTTGGAAGAGCCTTTCTCCGTTCACCGCTTGTACAGCAAAAAAGAGCGACAGGAGCGGGTGGAGGCGCTTTTGGAAAAAGTAGGTTTGAACCCCAGCTGGCGCAACCGTTATCCCCATGAATTTTCAGGAGGCCAACGGCAGCGCATCGGGATAGCCCGCGCCTTGACACTTCAACCCAAACTGATTATTGCCGATGAGCCTGTCTCCGCTTTAGATGTGTCCATTCAAGCCCAGGTGCTTAATTTGTTTGAAGATTTGCAGGATGAATTTAAACTGACCTACTTGTTTATTTCCCATGATTTAGGGGTCGTGAAACATATTTGTGATCGTGTCGGAGTGATGTATTTGGGTAAATTGATGGAGATTGCCGATAAAAACAGCTTATATGACGAGCCGCTGCATCCCTATACCCAAGCCTTATTGTCAGCTGTTCCACGGCCCAATCCAAACATTAAGAAAAGAGAGCGCATTATTTTGAAGGGGGATGTACCCAGTCCGGTTAATCCGCCTGCAGGCTGTGTGTTTCATACCCGCTGTCCAATGGCGACGGATCATTGTAAAACCAATGTCCCAGAGATGCATGAAGTTAAACCGGGGCATTTTGTGGCTTGTCATCTGTATCATGAATAG
- a CDS encoding peptide-binding protein has product MKLNKRFIILLGLMLIFSMALVACRGEEGTAPKDDTTGEAKEEAQGEAADEPQYGGDLIYGQIGNPQVLNPMYSQDAASGNIEDLIFAGLMRTNEELEMVPHLGEPVEVSEDGLEHVYRFYKGVKWHDGEEVTADDVVFTFSIPLHEDYDGPRKSYFENLESVEKIDDYTVKFILKRPDAAWPVNAGWPLLPEHILGDVSVAELGEHTFNRDPIGAGPFKFDEWVEGQYVRLVAHEDYFEGRPYLDSITVKITGDTNAQVLQLQTGDIDMGVFPSEEFATVETFDHVKISQVLRYAYNFFGFNFRNEFFQDHKVRQAFAYAIDRQAIIDVTLEGYGEVAHGPVSPLSWAWTDDLTVYEYDPGKAKTLLAEAGWEPGPDGILVKDGQKFEIEILYNEESNARRTTAVIIQDQLAEIGIKATPKSLEWGAFVDTINPPRHEFDTIILSWNLGTDPNPYHIFHSGQIDEGLNYGSYVNEELDQLMEAVNLEMDEAKRTEKLHEIFKILSEDLPYVFLNYPMENVAYPINLHGFIHHPSVPFYKADDWWLEQ; this is encoded by the coding sequence GTGAAACTGAACAAACGCTTTATCATTCTGCTTGGTTTAATGCTCATTTTCTCCATGGCACTTGTGGCCTGCAGGGGGGAGGAAGGGACGGCTCCTAAGGACGATACGACTGGGGAAGCTAAAGAGGAAGCACAGGGAGAGGCGGCTGATGAACCTCAGTACGGCGGTGACCTGATCTACGGCCAAATCGGTAACCCGCAAGTGTTAAACCCAATGTATTCTCAGGATGCTGCCAGTGGTAACATTGAGGACTTGATCTTTGCTGGTTTGATGCGTACTAACGAAGAACTTGAAATGGTCCCCCATCTCGGTGAACCTGTAGAGGTGTCCGAAGACGGGCTGGAACATGTCTATCGTTTTTATAAAGGTGTTAAATGGCATGATGGTGAAGAAGTGACAGCGGATGACGTTGTCTTTACGTTCAGTATTCCTTTGCATGAAGATTATGACGGCCCGCGCAAATCTTATTTTGAGAATCTGGAATCCGTAGAGAAAATTGATGACTACACTGTAAAGTTTATCCTTAAAAGACCGGATGCGGCTTGGCCCGTTAATGCAGGATGGCCCTTGTTACCTGAACATATTCTTGGTGATGTGTCTGTCGCAGAGCTTGGCGAGCATACATTTAACCGCGATCCCATCGGTGCCGGTCCGTTTAAATTTGATGAGTGGGTTGAAGGGCAATATGTCCGTTTGGTGGCCCATGAAGACTACTTTGAAGGACGTCCGTACTTAGATAGCATTACTGTCAAAATCACTGGCGATACCAACGCCCAAGTACTGCAACTACAAACAGGAGATATTGATATGGGAGTATTCCCGTCAGAAGAATTTGCCACCGTTGAAACCTTTGATCATGTCAAGATTAGCCAAGTCTTACGTTATGCCTATAACTTCTTTGGCTTTAACTTCCGAAATGAGTTTTTCCAAGATCACAAAGTACGTCAAGCCTTTGCCTATGCCATTGATCGGCAAGCGATTATTGATGTTACTTTGGAGGGATACGGTGAAGTGGCTCATGGCCCTGTCAGTCCCTTAAGCTGGGCCTGGACGGATGACCTCACTGTCTATGAATATGATCCTGGAAAAGCTAAAACATTGTTAGCCGAGGCTGGCTGGGAGCCAGGTCCTGACGGTATCCTTGTAAAGGATGGCCAGAAATTTGAGATTGAAATTTTGTATAACGAGGAGAGTAATGCCCGTCGCACCACAGCGGTGATTATTCAGGATCAATTAGCTGAAATCGGTATCAAAGCGACTCCAAAATCACTGGAGTGGGGGGCTTTCGTGGATACCATCAATCCGCCTAGGCATGAATTTGACACGATTATCCTGAGCTGGAACTTGGGTACTGACCCCAACCCCTACCATATCTTCCACTCCGGGCAAATTGATGAAGGCTTAAACTATGGCAGTTACGTAAACGAAGAATTGGATCAGCTCATGGAAGCAGTTAATCTAGAAATGGATGAAGCCAAGCGCACAGAAAAACTGCACGAAATCTTTAAAATCTTGTCTGAAGACTTGCCTTATGTCTTCCTAAATTATCCCATGGAAAATGTGGCGTATCCGATCAACTTGCATGGCTTTATCCACCATCCTAGTGTACCGTTCTACAAAGCAGACGATTGGTGGCTTGAACAGTAA
- a CDS encoding ABC transporter permease has product MTSYILRRLVMTIPILIGISILSFAIMYLAPGDPASMLIDPNIKPEDLERMSERLGLNDPPHVQYMKWVGHILQGDLGTSFIQRRPVNDIIMERLPNTLVLMIASSLFAIVLAIPFGVLSATRQYSVLDYSVTTFSFIGVATPNFWLGLMLLMIFSVQLGWFPSGGIHTINVPFSIWDRIHHLILPMIVLGSYDMASLMRYTRSSMLDVIRQDYIRTARAKGFRERTVIYKHGLRNAMIPVITIFGLMLPTFIGGSVVVETLFSWPGIGQLFINSVVQRDYPVIMALTMFSAVLVVIGNLLADIFYAIVDPRIEY; this is encoded by the coding sequence ATGACATCATATATCTTACGCCGTTTAGTCATGACCATTCCCATTTTAATTGGCATCTCCATTCTTAGTTTTGCCATTATGTACTTGGCACCTGGGGACCCGGCCAGCATGCTGATTGATCCAAACATTAAACCAGAAGACCTGGAACGTATGTCTGAGCGGCTGGGATTAAATGATCCTCCTCATGTCCAATATATGAAATGGGTGGGTCATATTTTGCAGGGAGATCTAGGCACATCCTTTATTCAGCGTCGGCCGGTGAATGATATCATCATGGAGCGTTTGCCTAATACCCTGGTGTTGATGATTGCCTCCTCGTTGTTTGCCATTGTGTTGGCTATTCCCTTTGGGGTGTTATCGGCGACCCGGCAATACAGTGTACTGGATTACTCGGTAACCACTTTTTCTTTTATCGGTGTGGCAACACCTAACTTCTGGCTTGGGCTGATGTTGCTCATGATATTTTCCGTTCAATTGGGGTGGTTTCCGTCTGGAGGCATTCATACCATTAACGTACCATTCAGTATCTGGGACCGGATTCACCATTTGATTCTGCCCATGATTGTGCTGGGCAGCTATGATATGGCCAGTTTGATGCGCTACACCCGTTCCAGTATGCTGGACGTCATCCGTCAGGATTACATCCGTACGGCACGGGCCAAGGGATTTAGGGAAAGAACTGTTATTTACAAACACGGCTTGCGCAATGCCATGATTCCGGTGATTACGATTTTTGGTTTAATGTTGCCGACCTTTATCGGTGGTTCTGTCGTTGTGGAAACATTATTCAGTTGGCCAGGAATTGGTCAGTTGTTTATTAATTCAGTCGTTCAGCGTGACTACCCGGTCATTATGGCCTTAACCATGTTTAGTGCCGTTTTGGTTGTCATCGGCAATCTGCTGGCCGATATCTTCTATGCCATTGTTGACCCGCGCATAGAGTACTAG
- the opp4C gene encoding oligopeptide ABC transporter permease, with translation MSQIHQHLPAPATAEDPKAVTIGERRSLWLIIISRFFQNKLAVAGLVCLILIILAVSFAPYLTPYEPHKQDLTNRLQPPSAEHWLGTDHVGRDIFTRILYGGRVSLMVGFSAMAIMITIGTLVGAIAGYYGGRIDAILMRTVDVFISFPSIFLLITLVAFLQPGLSTIIFVLAIFGWMGTARLVRGEFLTLKKREFVLAARTTGMSNVRIIFSQILPNAMGPIIVAATLGVGSIIMTESTLSFLGLGVQPPTPSWGNMLTDAQSVTIFRTAWWYPTFPGLMILITVLAFNFVGEGLRDALDPRVIEK, from the coding sequence ATGTCCCAAATTCATCAACATCTGCCTGCTCCTGCTACAGCAGAAGACCCAAAAGCGGTCACAATAGGAGAGCGGCGTTCGCTATGGTTAATCATTATTTCCAGGTTTTTTCAGAATAAGTTGGCTGTGGCGGGGTTGGTATGTCTGATCCTCATTATTTTGGCGGTCAGTTTTGCGCCATATCTGACACCGTATGAGCCTCATAAGCAAGACTTAACCAACCGTTTGCAACCACCAAGTGCCGAACATTGGCTGGGTACAGACCATGTGGGACGTGATATTTTTACCCGAATCCTGTACGGCGGCCGGGTTTCCCTGATGGTCGGCTTCTCGGCCATGGCCATTATGATTACCATCGGCACCCTGGTCGGAGCTATCGCCGGATATTATGGGGGACGCATTGATGCCATCTTGATGCGCACTGTTGATGTTTTTATTTCATTTCCAAGCATTTTTCTTTTGATTACCTTGGTTGCCTTTCTTCAACCAGGCCTGAGCACTATTATCTTTGTGCTGGCTATCTTCGGTTGGATGGGAACAGCCCGCTTGGTGCGCGGAGAATTTCTAACTTTGAAAAAGCGTGAATTTGTCCTGGCGGCACGGACGACAGGCATGTCCAATGTGCGTATCATTTTTAGTCAAATTTTACCCAATGCCATGGGGCCGATTATTGTAGCTGCTACATTAGGAGTAGGTAGCATTATTATGACTGAATCAACACTAAGTTTCCTGGGATTAGGTGTTCAACCGCCTACACCAAGCTGGGGTAATATGTTGACCGATGCCCAAAGCGTGACCATTTTCCGCACAGCCTGGTGGTATCCAACTTTTCCGGGACTCATGATTTTAATTACGGTACTGGCCTTTAACTTTGTGGGGGAGGGTTTACGTGATGCCCTTGACCCGCGTGTGATTGAAAAATAG
- the tadA gene encoding tRNA adenosine(34) deaminase TadA translates to MPGQEDHEKWMEQAIQLAKRAESLGEVPIGAVIVKDGTVIGTGYNRREIDKSPLAHAEIIAIQEACEQLGGWRLTGCDLYVTLEPCPMCAGAIVQARIKRVVYGTEDPKAGYAGTLYNTLQDERLNHQVEVIAGVRKEECQHVLKDFFRRLRTARKVAKRLLTDAGDGQQLGLEGKD, encoded by the coding sequence TTGCCGGGTCAAGAAGATCATGAAAAGTGGATGGAGCAAGCCATTCAACTGGCTAAGCGAGCGGAATCCCTGGGGGAGGTGCCCATTGGTGCTGTGATTGTCAAAGACGGTACCGTGATAGGCACAGGCTATAACCGGCGGGAGATTGACAAGAGCCCCTTAGCGCATGCCGAGATCATCGCCATCCAAGAGGCTTGTGAGCAGCTAGGGGGTTGGCGGTTAACAGGTTGTGATTTATACGTCACTTTAGAACCCTGTCCCATGTGTGCCGGGGCCATTGTTCAAGCGCGCATCAAGCGAGTGGTGTATGGTACGGAAGATCCAAAAGCGGGTTATGCAGGGACCCTGTACAACACACTGCAAGATGAACGCCTGAACCATCAGGTGGAGGTTATTGCCGGAGTCAGGAAAGAGGAATGTCAACATGTATTGAAAGACTTCTTCCGCCGTTTGCGGACAGCAAGGAAAGTTGCCAAACGCTTGCTCACTGATGCAGGTGATGGGCAACAATTGGGCCTGGAAGGAAAGGATTAA
- a CDS encoding ATP-binding protein translates to MLNITYISGLANGETIVKVGVQMTSSSHGLPSILHALFSEQIFNNAHIGLILLNEQGHIVSITKAAAKIMGDDPEVFIGQNIFHLFKNIPEGRQLISKRVFEGVTIRNQAMTWHNGQCYYEILVDSFPLIDEAGHQQGAYIFIKDVTNLRSLENQIHRNERLAMIGQMAAGTAHEIRNPLTSIRGFLQILNKTLKERNMMREVEYTNIMLDEIDRINHLVGEFLLLSKSRETRYEKIDLALLMKQFLPIIQNEALLHGIEVQTKDFDNLPPIVGDKELLKQVFLNICKNAIEAMGNQGRLTLSHHFLPEEQMISINIKDTGPGIPPYVIDKIFEPFFTTKEEGTGLGLSVCQRIIHDMGGKIRVSSKGYGTTFHICIPYLDV, encoded by the coding sequence ATGTTAAATATTACTTATATTTCAGGGCTGGCCAACGGTGAGACCATCGTAAAGGTAGGGGTTCAGATGACGTCAAGCTCACATGGATTACCTTCTATTCTTCACGCCCTTTTTTCCGAACAGATCTTTAACAATGCTCACATTGGACTCATACTACTTAATGAACAGGGCCATATTGTCTCTATCACCAAAGCCGCCGCTAAAATAATGGGAGATGATCCCGAAGTTTTTATTGGTCAAAACATTTTCCATCTTTTTAAAAATATACCTGAAGGCCGGCAATTAATCTCCAAACGGGTCTTTGAGGGCGTGACGATTCGGAATCAGGCCATGACATGGCATAATGGCCAGTGTTACTATGAAATTCTGGTGGACAGTTTTCCGCTCATTGATGAGGCCGGCCACCAACAAGGTGCGTACATATTTATCAAAGATGTGACAAATTTGCGCTCTTTAGAAAATCAAATCCATCGCAACGAACGGCTGGCCATGATCGGACAAATGGCAGCAGGCACAGCCCATGAAATTCGCAATCCCTTAACCAGTATCCGCGGTTTTTTACAAATATTAAACAAGACTTTGAAGGAACGCAACATGATGCGGGAAGTTGAATATACCAACATCATGTTGGATGAAATTGACCGGATCAATCATCTGGTGGGCGAGTTTTTGTTACTGAGCAAATCACGGGAGACCCGCTACGAAAAAATCGATCTGGCCCTGCTGATGAAACAGTTTTTACCTATTATTCAAAATGAGGCTTTATTACACGGTATAGAAGTTCAAACCAAAGATTTTGACAATCTTCCGCCCATTGTGGGTGATAAGGAGCTGTTAAAACAAGTATTTCTCAATATTTGTAAAAATGCCATTGAAGCAATGGGCAACCAGGGGCGGTTGACTCTCTCCCATCACTTCTTACCAGAAGAACAAATGATCAGTATCAATATTAAGGATACAGGTCCAGGTATACCACCTTATGTGATTGATAAAATTTTTGAGCCGTTCTTTACGACCAAGGAGGAAGGGACGGGTTTAGGCCTTTCTGTTTGTCAGCGGATTATCCATGATATGGGGGGCAAAATACGGGTTTCATCCAAGGGCTATGGCACCACGTTTCATATTTGTATTCCGTATTTGGATGTCTGA